Proteins from a genomic interval of Chanos chanos chromosome 3, fChaCha1.1, whole genome shotgun sequence:
- the dvl1a gene encoding segment polarity protein dishevelled homolog DVL-1 isoform X1, producing MAETKIIYHIDEEETPYLVKLTVSPEKVTLADFKNVLNNRPINNFKFFFKSMDQDFGVVKEEISDDNAKLPCFNGRVVSWLVLAESTHSDGGSQCTESHPDLPPPLERTGGIGDSRPPSFHANAVNSRDGLDTETGTESLLSQRRERERERARRRARETEFPRVNGHSKSERPARDTVVGYESASMMSSELESSSFIDSEEDEDASRLSSSTEQSSSSQLMRRHKRRRRRQKVTKMDRSSSFSSITDSTMSLNIITVTLNMEKYNFLGISIVGQSNDRGDGGIYIGSIMKGGAVAADGRIEPGDMLLQVNDVNFENMSNDDAVRILREIVSKPGPISLTVAKCWDPSPRSYFTIPRAEPVRPIDPAAWISHTTALTGPYPHYGRLDGCVSFALFHFSEFDDLSLSAAKTDMGTIVKVMQLPDSGLEIRDRMWLKITIANAVIGADVVDWLYSRVEGFKDRRDARKYASSLLKHGYLRHTVNKITFSEQCYYTFGDLCQNMASLNLNESSSGGGSEHDTLAPLPPLGTNPCPMGGQPFSYPGYSAAPPGFPPGYTDPCHSFHSGSAGSQQSEGSRSSGSNPSAGKGRRPSPREKDHKSCVGSESELGTRGGRHSERSASQLSHQSHVCSCVSQTHSSHSHAPSVYSHTQSHRSHGLSQHTHIPFSYSQAPYAQPNQFSCAHSDRSHASSYGPPGLPPPYCLARLAPKTSVSSPPGAPPVRELANVPPELTASRQSFQHAMGNPCEFFVDIM from the exons ATGGCGGAAACTAAAATAATTTATCATATCGATGAGGAGGAGACTCCTTACTTAGTAAAACTGACGGTTTCACCAGAGAAAGTCACACTagcagattttaaaaatgtcctcAACAATCGACCAATTAATAACTTCAAATTCTTCTTTAAATCCATGGATCAAGATTTCGG AGTGGTCAAAGAGGAAATCTCCGACGACAACGCCAAACTGCCCTGTTTCAACGGGAGAGTGGTATCCTGG TTGGTTCTGGCTGAAAGCACACACTCAGATGGCGGCTCCCAGTGCACAGAGAGTCACCCTGATTTACCACCTCCACTGGAAAGAACAGGAGGCATTGGTGACTCTAGACCCCCATCCTTCCA tgCCAATGCTGTAAACAGTCGGGATGGTTTGGACACAGAAACGGGTACAGAGTCTCTCCTTAGCCagcgtagagagagagagcgagaacgcGCCCGCAGAAGGGCACgagagactgagt TTCCTCGAGTGAACGGTCACTCCAAATCAGAGCGGCCAGCCCGTGACACGGTCGTGGGCTATGAAAGCGCGTCTATGATGAGCAGCGAGCTGGAGTCCAGCTCCTTTATTGATagtgaggaagatgaggatgcTAGCAG ACTCAGCAGCTCCACAGAGCAGAGCTCCTCATCCCAACTCATGCGAAGACACAAACGCCGGCGTAGGAGACAAAAAGTCACTAAAATGGATAGG TCATCTTCCTTCAGTAGTATCACAGACTCCACCATGAGCCTCAACATCATTACTGTTACTCTCAACATGG agaaGTACAACTTCCTGGGTATCAGTATAGTGGGCCAAAGCAATGACCGTGGTGATGGAGGAATCTACATTGGCTCCATCATGAAAGGTGGAGCAGTGGCAGCTGATGGCAGGATAGAGCCTGGAGATATGCTTTTACAG GTAAATGATGTGAACTTTGAGAACATGAGTAATGACGATGCCGTAAGGATCCTCCGAGAGATTGTTTCCAAACCTGG TCCAATTAGTTTAACAGTGGCTAAGTGCTGGGATCCATCTCCACGTAGCTACTTTACCATCCCCAGAG CTGAGCCTGTGCGACCCATAGATCCTGCTGCTTGGATCTCCCACACTACAGCTCTGACTGGGCCGTATCCTCATTATGGTAGGCTGGATGGCTGTG TATCGTttgctctctttcatttttcagagtTTGATGACTTGTCCCTCTCAGCAGCTAAGACAGACATGGGCACGATAGTGAAGGTGATGCAGTTGCCTGATTCAGGGTTGGAGATAAGAGACAGAATGTGGCTGAAAATCACCATAGCGAATGCTGTCATTG GTGCGGACGTGGTAGACTGGTTGTATTCGAGAGTGGAAGGCTTTAAAGACAGGCGGGACGCTCGAAAATACGCCAGCAGCCTATTAAAACATGGCTACCTGAGACACACTGTCAACAAAATTACTTTTTCTGAGCAGTGCTATTATACCTTTGGAGATTTGTGTCAAA ATATGGCATCCCTCAACCTGAATGAAAGCTCTAGTGGTGGGGGGTCAGAGCATGATACTCTGGCCCCTCTGCCCCCTCTTGGCACCAACCCGTGTCCTATGGGGGGGCAGCCATTCTCCTATCCTGGCTACTCCGCCGCACCTCCCGGCTTCCCTCCTGGATACACAGACCCCTGCCACAGTTTCCACAGCGGCAGCGCTGGCAGCCAGCAAAGTGAAG gCAGCAGAAGTAGTGGCTCTAATCCCAGTGCAGGGAAAGGACGACGTCCCTCCCCTCGAGAGAAGGACCACAAGTCATGTGTTGGCAGCGAATCAGAGCTGGGCACAAGGGGGGGAAGGCACAGTGAGAGGTCAGCCAGCCAACTGAGCCATCAAAGTCACGTTTGTTcctgtgtcagtcaaactcaTTCTAGCCATAGCCACGCCCCCTCTGTCTATAGCCATACCCAGTCTCACAGAAGCCATGGTCTCTCCCAGCACACTCATATCCCTTTTTCATATAGCCAAGCCCCTTACGCTCAGCCCAATCAGTTTTCCTGTGCCCACAGTGATAGGAGCCACGCCTCCTCTTACGGCCCCCCAGGCCTTCCCCCTCCTTACTGCTTGGCTCGGCTAGCTCCCAAGACCTCAGTGAGCAGCCCCCCTGGAGCCCCTCCTGTTCGTGAGTTAGCCAACGTCCCCCCTGAACTCACTGCTAGTCGCCAGTCCTTCCAACATGCTATGGGCAATCCTTGTGAATTTTTCGTCGATATCATGTGA
- the dvl1a gene encoding segment polarity protein dishevelled homolog DVL-1 isoform X2 yields the protein MAETKIIYHIDEEETPYLVKLTVSPEKVTLADFKNVLNNRPINNFKFFFKSMDQDFGVVKEEISDDNAKLPCFNGRVVSWLVLAESTHSDGGSQCTESHPDLPPPLERTGGIGDSRPPSFHANAVNSRDGLDTETGTESLLSQRRERERERARRRARETEFPRVNGHSKSERPARDTVVGYESASMMSSELESSSFIDSEEDEDASRLSSSTEQSSSSQLMRRHKRRRRRQKVTKMDRSSSFSSITDSTMSLNIITVTLNMEKYNFLGISIVGQSNDRGDGGIYIGSIMKGGAVAADGRIEPGDMLLQVNDVNFENMSNDDAVRILREIVSKPGPISLTVAKCWDPSPRSYFTIPRAEPVRPIDPAAWISHTTALTGPYPHYEFDDLSLSAAKTDMGTIVKVMQLPDSGLEIRDRMWLKITIANAVIGADVVDWLYSRVEGFKDRRDARKYASSLLKHGYLRHTVNKITFSEQCYYTFGDLCQNMASLNLNESSSGGGSEHDTLAPLPPLGTNPCPMGGQPFSYPGYSAAPPGFPPGYTDPCHSFHSGSAGSQQSEGSRSSGSNPSAGKGRRPSPREKDHKSCVGSESELGTRGGRHSERSASQLSHQSHVCSCVSQTHSSHSHAPSVYSHTQSHRSHGLSQHTHIPFSYSQAPYAQPNQFSCAHSDRSHASSYGPPGLPPPYCLARLAPKTSVSSPPGAPPVRELANVPPELTASRQSFQHAMGNPCEFFVDIM from the exons ATGGCGGAAACTAAAATAATTTATCATATCGATGAGGAGGAGACTCCTTACTTAGTAAAACTGACGGTTTCACCAGAGAAAGTCACACTagcagattttaaaaatgtcctcAACAATCGACCAATTAATAACTTCAAATTCTTCTTTAAATCCATGGATCAAGATTTCGG AGTGGTCAAAGAGGAAATCTCCGACGACAACGCCAAACTGCCCTGTTTCAACGGGAGAGTGGTATCCTGG TTGGTTCTGGCTGAAAGCACACACTCAGATGGCGGCTCCCAGTGCACAGAGAGTCACCCTGATTTACCACCTCCACTGGAAAGAACAGGAGGCATTGGTGACTCTAGACCCCCATCCTTCCA tgCCAATGCTGTAAACAGTCGGGATGGTTTGGACACAGAAACGGGTACAGAGTCTCTCCTTAGCCagcgtagagagagagagcgagaacgcGCCCGCAGAAGGGCACgagagactgagt TTCCTCGAGTGAACGGTCACTCCAAATCAGAGCGGCCAGCCCGTGACACGGTCGTGGGCTATGAAAGCGCGTCTATGATGAGCAGCGAGCTGGAGTCCAGCTCCTTTATTGATagtgaggaagatgaggatgcTAGCAG ACTCAGCAGCTCCACAGAGCAGAGCTCCTCATCCCAACTCATGCGAAGACACAAACGCCGGCGTAGGAGACAAAAAGTCACTAAAATGGATAGG TCATCTTCCTTCAGTAGTATCACAGACTCCACCATGAGCCTCAACATCATTACTGTTACTCTCAACATGG agaaGTACAACTTCCTGGGTATCAGTATAGTGGGCCAAAGCAATGACCGTGGTGATGGAGGAATCTACATTGGCTCCATCATGAAAGGTGGAGCAGTGGCAGCTGATGGCAGGATAGAGCCTGGAGATATGCTTTTACAG GTAAATGATGTGAACTTTGAGAACATGAGTAATGACGATGCCGTAAGGATCCTCCGAGAGATTGTTTCCAAACCTGG TCCAATTAGTTTAACAGTGGCTAAGTGCTGGGATCCATCTCCACGTAGCTACTTTACCATCCCCAGAG CTGAGCCTGTGCGACCCATAGATCCTGCTGCTTGGATCTCCCACACTACAGCTCTGACTGGGCCGTATCCTCATTATG agtTTGATGACTTGTCCCTCTCAGCAGCTAAGACAGACATGGGCACGATAGTGAAGGTGATGCAGTTGCCTGATTCAGGGTTGGAGATAAGAGACAGAATGTGGCTGAAAATCACCATAGCGAATGCTGTCATTG GTGCGGACGTGGTAGACTGGTTGTATTCGAGAGTGGAAGGCTTTAAAGACAGGCGGGACGCTCGAAAATACGCCAGCAGCCTATTAAAACATGGCTACCTGAGACACACTGTCAACAAAATTACTTTTTCTGAGCAGTGCTATTATACCTTTGGAGATTTGTGTCAAA ATATGGCATCCCTCAACCTGAATGAAAGCTCTAGTGGTGGGGGGTCAGAGCATGATACTCTGGCCCCTCTGCCCCCTCTTGGCACCAACCCGTGTCCTATGGGGGGGCAGCCATTCTCCTATCCTGGCTACTCCGCCGCACCTCCCGGCTTCCCTCCTGGATACACAGACCCCTGCCACAGTTTCCACAGCGGCAGCGCTGGCAGCCAGCAAAGTGAAG gCAGCAGAAGTAGTGGCTCTAATCCCAGTGCAGGGAAAGGACGACGTCCCTCCCCTCGAGAGAAGGACCACAAGTCATGTGTTGGCAGCGAATCAGAGCTGGGCACAAGGGGGGGAAGGCACAGTGAGAGGTCAGCCAGCCAACTGAGCCATCAAAGTCACGTTTGTTcctgtgtcagtcaaactcaTTCTAGCCATAGCCACGCCCCCTCTGTCTATAGCCATACCCAGTCTCACAGAAGCCATGGTCTCTCCCAGCACACTCATATCCCTTTTTCATATAGCCAAGCCCCTTACGCTCAGCCCAATCAGTTTTCCTGTGCCCACAGTGATAGGAGCCACGCCTCCTCTTACGGCCCCCCAGGCCTTCCCCCTCCTTACTGCTTGGCTCGGCTAGCTCCCAAGACCTCAGTGAGCAGCCCCCCTGGAGCCCCTCCTGTTCGTGAGTTAGCCAACGTCCCCCCTGAACTCACTGCTAGTCGCCAGTCCTTCCAACATGCTATGGGCAATCCTTGTGAATTTTTCGTCGATATCATGTGA
- the mxra8b gene encoding matrix remodeling-associated protein 8b, which yields MVWRQDRLRDRQRVVHWDVIRSRPDYTVERVIDMFSGGSERVYNAYNKGRITMSKDAFSNGNFSLVIHNVGMNDKGIYTCNLHHHYCKLHQSMHIQLNVTKSPRKEKRIWDGEKSVFVVLVGKSVVLPCVNRRPLWTEGQQAEGQQQVVHWDWQAPGVSRDRADRLIDLYASGENRKYGPLFLLSKMNISTDAFSRGDFSLTISDLQPSDKGLYSCHLHHHYCGLHERRIFRVIVGSSVSTLNPVQPPVFDPTEAPPDLSNDDPNTNMVERPHVLNVILPENQTHLLHQIGYILAILLLLTLILIGILLSTRRCRKRGSEYDVRRCERGHSAAIELESSELRSCPQADVRLDYKNNIMKERAETNNYPSPKVIDLNKEMEKMSWK from the exons ATGGTGTGGAGGCAGGACCGTCTGCGGGACCGCCAGCGTGTGGTGCACTGGGATGTGATCCGAAGCCGTCCGGACTATACCGTAGAGCGCGTTATAGACATGTTCTCAGGAGGATCTGAGCGCGTCTATAATGCTTACAACAAAGGTCGCATCACCATGTCCAAAGATGCTTTCAGCAATGGCAACTTCTCCCTGGTCATTCACA ATGTGGGAATGAATGACAAGGGTATCTATACCTGTAACCTGCATCACCACTACTGCAAACTTCACCAGTCCATGCATATTCAGCTCAATGTCACCAAATCAC CTCGAAAGGAGAAGCGTATTTGGGATGGCGagaagtctgtgtttgtggtgttggtGGGGAAGTCCGTGGTTTTGCCCTGTGTGAACCGCCGACCATTGTGGACGGAGGGGCAGCAGGCGGAAGGGCAGCAGCAAGTGGTCCACTGGGACTGGCAGGCGCCCGGAGTGTCCCGTGACCGGGCAGACCGCCTCATCGACCTGTATGCCTCTGGGGAGAACCGAAAATACGGCCCGCTCTTTCTGCTCAGTAAGATGAACATCTCCACAGACGCCTTCTCACGTGGGGatttctctctcaccatctcggATCTTCAGCCTTCCGACAAGGGCCTGTACTCATGCCACCTGCACCACCACTACTGCGGCCTGCACGAGAGGCGCATCTTTAGGGTCATTGTGGGATCCTCTGTGTCTACCCTGAATCCAGTTCAGCCGCCAGTGTTTGACCCTACTGAAGCTCCACCAGACCTCTCCAACGACGACCCTA acacaaacatggtGGAGAGgccacatgttttaaatgtcatcCTTCCTGAGAATCAAACACATTTACTGCATCAGATAGGCTACATCTTAGCCATCCTCCTCTTACTGACTCTCATCCTCATTGGAATCCTTCTGTCAACACGGCGGTGCAGAAAGAGAG GGTCTGAGTATGATGTGCGCAGATGTGAACG AGGTCACAGTGCAGCCATTGAACTGGAGTCCAGCGAACTGAGGAGCTGCCCTCAGGCAGATGTTCGACTGG ATTACAAGAACAACATTATGAAGGAGAGGGCAGAGACGAACAATTATCCGTCCCCAAAAGTCATTGACCTCAATAAGG aaatggagaaaatgtcGTGGAAATGA
- the aurkaip1 gene encoding small ribosomal subunit protein mS38, which translates to MFITRVAPRLNLLSRVCGSLHYLRPTLCSAGQHPPPACCVGIHYTQRHLTSAADNKQPPKLWTPLDPDLEEVLVPRKLSVSPLESWLSLRYSLPPILEAPQPVEEGELIGETMVLPPSVVPLLEDGEGSTPLSCKNVLEIRRRKMNRHKYKKLLKRTKFLRRRVKEGRRKRKQRRFEKDISRIMRRAGLRKVPEGWTIPKVFTKQNKSRGE; encoded by the exons GTTCACTGCATTACTTGCGCCCAACGTTATGCAGTGCAGGCCAGCATCCCCCTCCTGCCTGCTGCGTGGGAATACATTACACGCAAAGACATTTGACATCTGCAGCTGACAATAAGCAACCTCCAAAATTATGGACACCTCTTGATCCGGACTTAGAGGAGGTCCTAGTGCCTCGGAAACTCTCAGTATCTCCTCTTGAGAGCTGGCTCTCTCTACGTTACTCATTACCTCCAATCCTGGAGGCTCCTCAGCCTGTGGAGGAAGGGGAGCTAATAGGAGAGACCATGGTCTTGCCTCCCTCTGTGGTTCCTCTTCTGGAAGATGGTGAAGGCTCCACACCTCTGAGTTGCAAAAATGTGCTGGAGATTCGAAGGAGGAAGATGAACCGCCACAAATATAAGAAGCTACTAAAACGCACCAAGTTCCtgaggaggagagtgaaagagggcagaaggaagagaaaacag CGTCGTTTTGAGAAAGACATTTCCAGAATTATGAGGCGGGCTGGCTTGAGAAAAGTCCCTGAAGGCTGGACCATTCCCAAGGTTTTTACAAAACAGAATAAGTCTAGGGGAGAGTGA